Proteins encoded by one window of Lathyrus oleraceus cultivar Zhongwan6 chromosome 1, CAAS_Psat_ZW6_1.0, whole genome shotgun sequence:
- the LOC127115772 gene encoding oxysterol-binding protein-related protein 4C, translated as MVVQVDKKERKIVVSKPQQLAKESDSDSEEAYKAPNLLQRLLSLFKNVRPGSDLTSFQLPPQFNLPKSQLQCYGESVYCTASDMLSICNRGQSPLDRFISVVSWCISANTSRIFGVAPYNPILGETHHVSKGNLNVLLEQVSHHPPVTALHATDQKENIEIIWCQRPVPKFYGTSVEAQVHGKRELKLLNHGETYEMNCPHLLFRILPIPGADWVGTVDIRCLETGLVAELTYKSSHSFLGLGGNHKVIKGKILDSSSLKVLYEIDGHWDRIVKLKDRKNGKVRVIYDATEVISGLKAPILKDEECVWPTESVHVWSELSQAIMNKDWEKAREEKQVVEGEKRELVRERESKDENWIPKHFVVSYSKEVGWNCSPIHQCVSAAPIIAL; from the exons ATGGTGGTGCAGGTCGACAAGAAAGAGAGAAAAATAGTGGTGAGTAAACCACAACAGCTTGCAAAAGAATCAGATTCAGATTCAGAAGAAGCTTACAAGGCCCCTAATCTTTTACAACGCTTATTAAGTTTATTCAAAAATGTACGGCCAGGATCTGATCTCACATCCTTCCAG CTGCCACCACAGTTTAACTTACCAAAATCCCAGCTACAATGCTATGGTGAATCAGTGTATTGCACAGCCTCAGACATGCTAAGCATATGCAACAGAGGACAGAGTCCATTGGATAGGTTCATATCTGTTGTATCATGGTGCATATCTGCCAACACGTCCCGTATCTTTGGGGTTGCTCCTTATAATCCTATACTTGGTGAGACACACCATGTTTCAAAGGGAAATCTAAATGTCTTACTTGAACAG GTGTCACACCACCCTCCGGTAACGGCCCTCCACGCAACTGATCAGAAGGAAAACATTGAAATCATATGGTGTCAGCGACCTGTTCCTAAATTTTATG GCACATCAGTTGAAGCTCAAGTGCATGGTAAAAGGGAACTGAAGCTGTTAAACCATGGAGAAACATATGAGATGAACTGTCCTCATCTTTTATTTAGAATTCTTCCAATTCCTGGTGCTGATTGGGTTGGCACAGTTGATATAAGGTGCTTAGAGACAGGCCTAGTAGCTGAGTTAACCTACAAGTCAAGTCATTCTTTTCTAGGACTTGGTGGAAATCATAAAGTCATCAAAGGAAAAATCCTTGACTCTTCATCCTTGAAAGTTCTATATGAAATTGATGGTCATTGGGATAG GATTGTAAAATTGAAGGATAGAAAAAATGGAAAAGTTAGAGTGATATATGATGCAACAGAAGTCATTTCAGGGCTAAAAGCACCTATTCTCAAGGATGAAGAG TGTGTGTGGCCAACAGAATCTGTCCATGTTTGGAGTGAGTTGAGCCAAGCCATAATGAACAAAGATTGGGAGAAAGCAAGAGAAGAAAAGCAAGTAGTGGAGGGAGAGAAAAGGGAGCTTGTGAGAGAAAGGGAGTCAAAAGATGAAAATTGGATTCCTAAACATTTTGTGGTGTCTTACAGCAAAGAAGTAGGGTGGAACTGTTCACCTATTCATCAATGTGTATCAGCTGCTCCCATCATAGCACTATAA